A window of Blautia argi genomic DNA:
GTTTTCTATGGAAGAAAATATTGAGCTTGCAAGAAGATTTGTAGAAGAACAGTTAGTCGCAAGAGGGATGATCGCTGATCTGGCAATCCATGATCCGAAGAAGGCAAAGGATAAAATACCCAATCCCCATATGCACATCATGGTTCCCATCCGCCCTTTACAGGAAGATGGTACCTGGGGACAAAAACAAAAAAAGGTTCCAGTATTAACACCGGATGGACAGCCGGTTTTGAATCAGAAAGGACAACCGGTATTTCGGGCGGTACATACAACGGATTGGAGCAGGAAAGAAACCTTGGAAGAATTGAGAAGTGCCTGGGCGAGGATGTGTAATGAACTGTATGAAGAAAAAGGACTTACAGAAAGAGTCGATGCCAGATCTTATGAGGAACGGGGGATTGATAAGATCCCGATGGTGCATGAAGGACCGAACGTACAGGCAATGGAAGCAAGAGGAATTTCAACCGCATTGGGAAGTTTAAACCGACTCATCCGAGCCTTAAATGATATGAAAGAACGGGCAAAGAATCTTCTTCAATGGTCTTTGCTTCGACAAAGCCAGTTGATGGAACGGATGCTGTTCTTACATCAGCCAACTTTAGCAGATTATCTAAGAAACTATTATGACAAGAGAAATGCAGTTGCAGAATCTTACGCTTATGGAACACAAAAGGCGAAGAATACAAATCTGAAACAATTTGCAGAGACGATCCGCTTTCTGGAAGAGCAGGATGTGAGAACCCCGGAACAGCTGACAGAGAAAATCCAGGAATTCGATACTCAGCTGAAGGAAGTGAGCCAGAGGTTGAAAAAACAACTAGCTGCTTTACAAAGGGTCAATGTCAACCTTTATGCAATGAAAGAGTATTTTGAAACGAGACCTGTTTATCTGGAATTAAAGAACAAATATTTTGGCAGGGAAAAATTCAAAGAGGAACATAAGAAGGAACTTAACGGATATTATCGTTCGGAAAGGATCTTAAAAGAAAATCTGGATGCGAATGGAAAAATACCAGAAGGAAAATGGAAGCGAGAAGCAGATTGTTTATCGGAAGAGATTGCTGCTTTACGAAAAGAAGATAAACGGATCCATGCGATGCTACGAAAGTATGAGAAAGTCAAAAATGATGTGGAAGCTTTGATGGCAGAGGAAGGAGAAGGTGTCTCTCTTCCAGAAACAAACAAACGGGAGCAATCCACAGAAACAAAAGAAGCAGTGAGAACCATGAAACCAAAGAAGAAACATCATGGAATGGAATTATAGGAGGAATTT
This region includes:
- the mobQ gene encoding MobQ family relaxase → MGCYHFHLNQLSRGKGQSAIASAAYRAGTKLECTYYGEVSDYTTKGGVVLAEIHLPKQAPERFKDRETLWNEVEWIEGNKKAQLAHSFDIALMNEFSMEENIELARRFVEEQLVARGMIADLAIHDPKKAKDKIPNPHMHIMVPIRPLQEDGTWGQKQKKVPVLTPDGQPVLNQKGQPVFRAVHTTDWSRKETLEELRSAWARMCNELYEEKGLTERVDARSYEERGIDKIPMVHEGPNVQAMEARGISTALGSLNRLIRALNDMKERAKNLLQWSLLRQSQLMERMLFLHQPTLADYLRNYYDKRNAVAESYAYGTQKAKNTNLKQFAETIRFLEEQDVRTPEQLTEKIQEFDTQLKEVSQRLKKQLAALQRVNVNLYAMKEYFETRPVYLELKNKYFGREKFKEEHKKELNGYYRSERILKENLDANGKIPEGKWKREADCLSEEIAALRKEDKRIHAMLRKYEKVKNDVEALMAEEGEGVSLPETNKREQSTETKEAVRTMKPKKKHHGMEL